One stretch of Caldinitratiruptor microaerophilus DNA includes these proteins:
- a CDS encoding CapA family protein, with translation MGDIMLARGVATAIARHGIEYPFAAVAGRLRAADYAFANLESPLGVKGKPIPGKGIWFRARPETVAGLRFAGIDGLTLANNHILDYDTENFLETLAILRENGLGVAGAGEDLETARRPLIAEAGGVRVAFLGYSQFADLFWDWHYRRPFAATDSRPGVAPIREDTLAQDIARAREQADVVAVAYHWGDEYVNYPGAEQRRLAHRTIDLGADLVLGFHPHAVQGVERYRKGLIAYSLGNFVMDQKRPVTRESMILEIRLTPEGVDAYQVVPVMIEDAQPRILDGDAARNLLEKIERISAPLRDDGAPAKSGAGAGSGRVTATR, from the coding sequence GTGGGCGACATCATGCTCGCGCGCGGGGTGGCGACCGCCATCGCCCGCCACGGTATCGAGTACCCCTTTGCCGCCGTGGCCGGGCGGCTGCGGGCGGCCGACTACGCCTTCGCCAACCTCGAGTCTCCGCTCGGCGTGAAGGGAAAGCCGATCCCCGGGAAGGGCATCTGGTTCCGTGCCCGGCCGGAGACCGTGGCTGGGCTGCGCTTCGCGGGCATCGACGGCCTCACTCTGGCAAACAATCACATCCTCGACTACGACACGGAGAACTTCCTCGAGACCCTCGCCATCCTCCGTGAGAACGGCCTTGGCGTCGCCGGGGCCGGCGAGGACCTCGAGACCGCCCGCCGGCCACTGATCGCCGAGGCCGGCGGGGTTCGGGTGGCGTTCCTCGGCTACAGCCAGTTCGCGGACCTCTTCTGGGACTGGCACTACCGCCGTCCCTTCGCCGCGACCGACTCCCGCCCCGGCGTGGCGCCGATCCGCGAGGACACGCTGGCGCAGGACATCGCCCGGGCCCGGGAGCAGGCGGACGTCGTCGCGGTCGCTTACCACTGGGGCGACGAGTACGTCAACTACCCGGGCGCGGAGCAGCGCCGGCTCGCGCACAGGACGATCGACCTGGGCGCGGACCTCGTCCTCGGCTTCCACCCCCACGCCGTGCAGGGGGTCGAGCGGTACAGGAAGGGCCTGATTGCTTACAGCCTGGGCAACTTCGTCATGGACCAGAAACGGCCGGTGACCCGGGAGAGCATGATCCTCGAGATCCGGCTGACCCCGGAGGGGGTCGACGCCTACCAGGTGGTACCGGTGATGATCGAGGACGCGCAGCCCCGCATCCTCGACGGCGACGCCGCGCGGAACCTGCTGGAGAAGATCGAACGCATCTCGGCACCTCTCCGGGACGACGGGGCCCCGGCCAAGTCCGGGGCCGGGGCCGGGTCTGGCCGTGTCACGGCGACCCGATGA
- a CDS encoding S-layer homology domain-containing protein, giving the protein MKRWTAWLLAAVIALAAGPSASAAPKAAPGKGKVRVVLEFNDVESAQWALQYITRMQVKAIFRGYEDGTFRPNAPIRRIEAVVTAVRLMGLEEEARSRTGVQLNFRDAEKVYREYPWAVGYVAVALEKGLFDSTEDQLQPDREASRLWIATLLVRALGLQQEALSRMNEPLPFKDAAAIPAGAVGYIAVAAEKGIVAGYPDGTFKPHKPVTRAEMAALLDRTDQQMPAPGEDQEEIQGTLLSAGTELEIQTVSGDVYSVPVTSATRVFIGGKVASVDQLESGLWVEVDLDEDGNALLVVARAPQKEEAGVEVKGVITAIVPPGGDKGPQVTIEADDGEATYEIAETARIEIEGVKDPTWEDLRVGDRVQAEGAGDVLTKIEVEDREEAEKIEVEGVVTAIVPPGGDKGPQVTIEADDGEATYEIAETARIEIEGVKDPTWEDLRVGDRVQAEGAGDVLTKVKVEDRGEGEKEQEIGVKGVITAIEPPDGDKGALVTIETEDGEETYEIAAGARIEIKGVRSATWEDLKVGDRVEAEGRGGVLTKIKVEGPKGGKGRGNEEA; this is encoded by the coding sequence ATGAAACGGTGGACGGCGTGGCTGCTGGCGGCAGTCATCGCCCTGGCCGCGGGGCCGTCGGCCAGCGCGGCGCCCAAGGCCGCCCCGGGCAAGGGCAAGGTGCGGGTCGTCCTGGAGTTCAACGACGTGGAGAGCGCCCAGTGGGCCCTGCAGTACATCACCCGCATGCAGGTGAAGGCGATCTTCCGGGGCTACGAGGACGGGACGTTCCGCCCCAACGCCCCGATCCGGCGGATCGAAGCGGTCGTCACCGCGGTCCGGCTCATGGGGTTGGAAGAGGAGGCCCGGAGCCGCACGGGCGTGCAGCTGAACTTCCGTGACGCGGAGAAGGTCTACCGCGAATACCCGTGGGCTGTCGGGTACGTGGCCGTGGCTCTGGAGAAGGGTCTCTTCGACTCGACGGAGGACCAGCTGCAACCGGACAGGGAGGCGTCCCGGCTCTGGATCGCCACCCTGCTGGTCCGCGCGCTCGGGCTGCAGCAGGAGGCTCTGTCCCGGATGAACGAGCCCCTGCCCTTCAAGGACGCGGCGGCGATCCCGGCGGGCGCGGTGGGGTACATCGCGGTGGCAGCGGAGAAGGGGATCGTCGCCGGGTACCCCGACGGCACCTTCAAGCCGCACAAGCCGGTGACCCGGGCCGAGATGGCCGCCCTGCTCGACCGCACGGACCAGCAGATGCCCGCCCCCGGTGAGGACCAGGAGGAGATCCAGGGGACGCTCCTGAGCGCGGGCACGGAGCTGGAGATCCAGACGGTCTCCGGCGATGTGTACTCGGTGCCGGTCACGTCCGCGACCCGGGTCTTCATCGGCGGCAAGGTGGCCTCCGTGGACCAGCTCGAGTCCGGCCTGTGGGTGGAGGTGGACCTGGACGAGGACGGCAACGCGCTCCTGGTGGTCGCCCGCGCGCCGCAGAAGGAAGAGGCCGGGGTCGAGGTCAAGGGCGTGATCACGGCGATCGTCCCGCCGGGCGGCGACAAGGGCCCGCAGGTGACGATCGAGGCGGACGACGGTGAGGCGACCTACGAGATCGCCGAGACGGCCCGGATCGAGATCGAGGGGGTCAAGGACCCCACGTGGGAGGACCTCCGCGTGGGTGACCGGGTCCAGGCCGAGGGTGCTGGCGACGTCCTGACGAAGATCGAGGTCGAGGATCGCGAGGAAGCGGAAAAGATCGAGGTCGAGGGCGTGGTCACGGCGATCGTCCCGCCGGGCGGCGACAAGGGCCCGCAGGTAACGATCGAGGCGGACGACGGTGAGGCGACCTACGAGATCGCCGAGACGGCCCGGATCGAGATCGAGGGGGTCAAGGACCCCACGTGGGAGGACCTCCGCGTGGGTGACCGGGTCCAGGCCGAGGGTGCTGGCGACGTCCTGACGAAGGTCAAGGTCGAGGATCGCGGGGAAGGTGAGAAAGAGCAAGAGATCGGGGTCAAGGGCGTCATCACGGCCATCGAGCCGCCAGACGGCGACAAGGGCGCGCTGGTGACGATCGAGACGGAGGACGGCGAAGAGACGTACGAAATCGCCGCCGGCGCCCGGATCGAGATCAAGGGGGTCCGCAGCGCCACCTGGGAGGACCTGAAGGTTGGCGACCGGGTCGAGGCGGAAGGCCGCGGCGGCGTGCTGACGAAGATCAAGGTGGAGGGGCCGAAGGGCGGCAAGGGCCGAGGGAACGAGGAGGCCTAG
- a CDS encoding nucleotidyltransferase domain-containing protein, producing the protein MRLREAFAGLLPRLREAALACYGQNLVTLAVFGSVARGTPGPDSDIDLLLICRELPEGRVRRMAGFACVEQALARDLERLEGAGIHTSLSPVFKTVAEAQAGSHLYLDMVEEAILLHDEGRFFESVLNTLKERLEKLGARRVRQGSRWYWVLKPDLEPGEVIDLWPPAR; encoded by the coding sequence GTGCGCCTGCGCGAAGCCTTTGCGGGGCTGCTGCCGCGCCTTCGGGAGGCCGCGCTGGCGTGTTACGGGCAGAACCTGGTCACCCTGGCCGTGTTCGGTTCCGTCGCCCGGGGAACACCCGGGCCGGACTCCGACATCGACCTGCTGCTGATCTGCCGCGAGCTCCCTGAGGGGCGGGTCAGGCGGATGGCCGGGTTCGCCTGCGTCGAGCAGGCCCTGGCCCGAGACCTGGAGCGGCTCGAAGGTGCGGGGATCCATACGAGCCTTTCGCCCGTGTTCAAGACAGTGGCCGAGGCGCAGGCGGGCAGCCACCTCTACCTGGACATGGTCGAGGAGGCCATCCTCCTCCATGATGAGGGCCGGTTCTTCGAGTCCGTGCTGAATACGCTCAAGGAGCGTCTGGAGAAACTCGGAGCCCGCCGGGTCCGGCAGGGGAGCCGGTGGTACTGGGTGCTGAAGCCGGACCTGGAGCCAGGGGAGGTGATCGACCTGTGGCCACCAGCCCGCTAG
- a CDS encoding HEPN domain-containing protein yields MATSPLAVAYLEKATVRLDVLALLESKGAYSDVVREAQEVVELATKAMLHSIGIDPPKWHDVGPLIVEYRDRFPPQVGAQAEEIARITKRLRKEREFAFYGDIDFIPTAEYGPEDAQQAIREAAFVVSHARAVIGSP; encoded by the coding sequence GTGGCCACCAGCCCGCTAGCCGTTGCGTACCTCGAAAAGGCGACGGTGCGGCTCGACGTGCTGGCCCTCCTGGAATCGAAGGGCGCGTACTCCGACGTGGTTCGGGAGGCGCAGGAAGTGGTCGAACTGGCGACCAAGGCCATGCTCCACTCGATCGGGATCGACCCGCCGAAGTGGCACGACGTCGGGCCGCTGATCGTGGAATACCGCGACCGGTTCCCGCCCCAGGTGGGAGCCCAGGCGGAGGAGATCGCGCGCATCACGAAGCGGCTGCGGAAGGAACGCGAGTTCGCCTTCTACGGGGACATCGACTTCATCCCCACGGCAGAGTACGGACCGGAAGACGCGCAGCAGGCCATCCGCGAGGCCGCGTTCGTGGTGAGTCATGCCCGCGCGGTCATCGGGTCGCCGTGA